In Ostrinia nubilalis chromosome 10, ilOstNubi1.1, whole genome shotgun sequence, a single genomic region encodes these proteins:
- the LOC135075268 gene encoding essential MCU regulator, mitochondrial produces the protein MSVSVFCVKYTRQSSKNNHVNNINLRKMSITRLPRLLAQMKIVTRPEQVFQRRTATTTPTGAILPEPEKKPFGLLSIVAAVVPGLLIGAAISKNIANFLEENELFVPSDDDDDDD, from the coding sequence ATGTCAGTTTCAGTTTTTTGCGTAAAATACACGAGACAAAGTTCTAAAAATAATCACGTTAATAATATAAATCTGCGCAAAATGTCGATTACTAGATTGCCACGACTACTTGCCCAAATGAAGATTGTAACAAGACCAGAACAAGTGTTTCAAAGGAGAACAGCTACCACCACTCCTACAGGAGCGATTTTACCAGAGCCGGAGAAGAAACCTTTCGGTCTACTGAGTATAGTTGCTGCTGTTGTTCCGGGCCTTCTTATCGGAGCTGCAATTAGTAAAAACATAGCCAATTTCTTAGAAGAAAACGAACTTTTTGTGCCTtccgacgatgatgatgatgacgattaa
- the LOC135075599 gene encoding ADP-ribosylation factor-binding protein GGA1 — MNITLTSLEALILKATHEALPCPDANALEAFCAVLRVAPEGPQLAAQALAARIHSSSAKEAMLALTMLDRCMRRCDAHFHAEVGKFRFLNEMIKLVSPKYFADRTAPEVRTRVLQLLHAWSIEYPKETKFKVAFDMLKNQGVVKETPPPLPPEEPVPAPKVRAKSAIFEDEEKSKLLQKLLQSKKPEDLQHANRLIKTMVREEERRSEANSRRAQEVGAALDSAGLLRDMLEHAHDASRDEEQLIHELHASCARLRPVLQRLAASDAHGEYLSDILNASDALDEVFAKYNLFVSERKSKSTELSAEPTTTVETNSESLLDFAGASARKGGGDAPKNMDKVTQSNVIDELGDIFSTESGTSPIAEPLKPVNLMPSDDVDLLGNKKDKAEGWNELDSLSKQLLKQSLPENAKILDGFNSKTTKKIPMNALEKSSPKHDVPIANNDPIFDLDFFIKKPEEEAVCTPAPTTLPVSPNDDVMVDISTDIPNASGYNNNNNGGSPLDEMLDIGLDNDGIQSNQVENVGNKEEPIIEKRDSIKNNKVSEVKPLTDINVTLQSVHPSNVAPLTVFEEEGGLSVVLHFCRDKPRSDVYVIVISTTSKNTSPIEDYKIQAVVPKGCKVRLLTPSGAALPGRSPFLPPPALTQVMLIGRSAGARVPLKCMLTYTVEGDERSEMAEVDELPLDDI; from the exons atgAATATCACCCTGACAAGCTTAGAAGCTCTAATAT TAAAAGCGACTCACGAAGCGCTACCATGCCCGGACGCGAATGCTTTGGAGGCGTTCTGCGCCGTGCTGCGGGTGGCTCCGGAGGGCCCGCAGCTGGCGGCGCAGGCCCTGGCGGCGCGCATCCACTCGTCGAGCGCTAAAGAAGCGATGCTCGCGCTGACGATGTTGGACCGCTGCATGCGCCGCTGCGACGCTCACTTTCACGCTGAAGTTGGAAAGTTTCGGTTTCTCAACGAAATGATTAAACTCGTCTCGCCCAAATACTTTGCTGATAGAACAGCACCTGAAGTACGGACTAGg GTGCTGCAATTGCTTCACGCTTGGTCAATTGAATACCCTAAGGAAACTAAGTTTAAGGTTGCTTTTGATATGCTTAAAAATCAAGGGGTTGTGAAGGAGACACCACCTCCCTTGCCCCCTGAGGAGCCTGTACCGGCACCTAAAGTCCGTGCTAAGAGTGCTATATTTGAAGATGAAGAGAAGTCTAAGCTGCTTCAAAAGTTACTTCAAAGCAAAAAACCTGAAGATCTGCAACATGCCAATAGACTGATCAAGACTATGGTTCGAGAA GAGGAGCGGCGCAGCGAGGCGAACAGCCGGCGCGCCCAAGAGGTCGGGGCCGCGTTGGACAGCGCGGGGCTGCTGCGAGACATGCTGGAGCACGCGCACGACGCGTCGCGCGACGAGGAGCAGCTCATCCACGAGCTGCACGCCAGTTGCGCGCGTCTGCGGCCCGTGCTGCAACGCCTGGCCGCCTCCGACGCGCACGGCGAGTACCTGA GTGACATCTTAAATGCAAGTGATGCACTTGATGAAGTATTTGCGAAGTACAACTTATTTGTTAGTGAACGAAAGTCAAAATCTACCGAGCTTTCTGCAGAACCTACAACCACTGTGGAGACCAATAGCGAAAGTCTTCTAGACTTCGCGGGCGCGAGTGCCAGGAAAGGAGGTGGTGATGCTCCAAAGAATATGGATAAAGTGACGCAAAGTAACGTGATAGATGAATTAGGAGATATATTCTCAACTGAAAGTGGCACAAGTCCTATTGCTGAACCACTGAAGCCTGTTAACCTGATGCCCAGTG ACGATGTTGATCTCTTAGGAAATAAAAAAGATAAAGCTGAAGGATGGAACGAATTGGACTCTCTTAGCAAACAATTACTCAAACAATCTTTGCCTGAAAATGCAAAAATCCTTGACGGTTTCAATAG CAAAACAACAAAGAAAATACCAATGAATGCGTTAGAAAAGTCTTCACCTAAACATGACGTACCAATCGCTAACAATGACCCAATATTTGATTTAGATTTCTTTATCAAAAAGCCTGAGGAGGAAGCAGTTTGCACACCAGCTCCGACCACTTTACCAGTCAGTCCAAACGATGACGTCATGGTGGACATCAGCACAGACATTCCTAATGCTTCAGgatacaataacaataacaatggTGGGAGTCCCCTGGACGAGATGCTAGATATAGGATTAGATAATGATGGTATTCAAAGTAACCAGGTAGAGAATGTAGGGAATAAAGAGGAACCTATCATTGAGAAGAGGGATAGTATTAAGAATAACAAAGTTAGTGAGGTGAAGCCATTGACTGACATAAATGTGACGCTGCAAAGTGTGCACCCGAGCAACGTGGCTCCGCTGACCGTGTTCGAGGAGGAAGGCGGCCTATCGGTGGTGCTGCACTTCTGCAGGGACAAGCCGAGGTCCGACGTGTATGTCATTGTGATATCCACCACGAGCAAAAACACGTCGCCTATAGAGGACTACAAAATTCAAGCTGTTGTACCAAAG GGCTGCAAAGTGCGCCTACTCACGCCGTCGGGCGCGGCGCTGCCGGGCCGCAGCCCcttcctgccgccgccggcgcTCACCCAAGTGATGCTGATCGGACGCAGTGCGGGCGCGCGCGTGCCTCTCAAGTGCATGCTCACCTACACCGTGGAAGGCGACGAGCGATCCGAGATGGCTGAGGTCGATGAACTGCCGCTCGACGATATTTAA
- the LOC135075600 gene encoding target of rapamycin complex subunit lst8, whose protein sequence is MSIEGSSGSGGSQVALVTGGYDHTIKLWQAHSGVCLRTMQHPDSQVNALEITPIGQMVAACGYQHIRMYDLASANPDPIMNFEGVTKNVTRVGFHEDGKWMYTGGEDCTARIWDTRTGRQLQCQRIFQVPAPVNAVVLHPDQTQIMVGDQSGIIHMWDLRTDKNDQLIPEAEASIQDIAIDPEGKMMAAVNNKGNCYVWSLGGAPPRPVPRRHIQAHSKYALRCKFSHDSTMLVTTSGDCSARLWRTSDWSLLRELRHDTQRWVWDAAFSIDSRYLFTGSSDSYARLWDVEKGTLEREYCGHQKPITALAFKDQAV, encoded by the exons ATGTCTATTGAAGGCAGCAGTGGAAGTGGAGGGTCGCAGGTGGCCCTGGTGACTGGGGGCTACGATCACACCATAAAACTATGGCAAGCGCATAGTGGCGTCTGCCTCCGCACCATGCAACACCCGGATTCG CAAGTAAATGCATTAGAGATAACTCCTATTGGGCAAATGGTGGCAGCATGTGGGTACCAACACATCCGAATGTATGATCTGGCCAGCGCCAATCCAGACCCCATCATGAACTTCGAGGGGGTCACTAAAAACGTCACCAGAGTAGGATTTCAT GAAGACGGAAAATGGATGTACACAGGTGGTGAGGACTGTACTGCAAGAATATGGGACACAAG AACTGGACGACAGCTGCAATGCCAGCGAATATTCCAAGTGCCAGCACCAGTGAATGCCGTTGTGCTCCATCCAGACCAAACACAGATCATGGTTGGAGACCAGAGTGGGATAATTCACATGTGGGACCTCAGAACAGACAAGAACGATCAATTA ATACCAGAAGCTGAAGCGTCCATCCAGGACATAGCCATCGACCCGGAGGGCAAGATGATGGCGGCCGTCAACAACAAAGGCAACTGCTACGTGTGGTCTCTGGGCGGCGCGCCTCCGCGGCCCGTCCCGCGCCGTCACATACAAGCACACTCTAAATACGCGCTGCGCTGCAAGTTCAGCCATGACTCCAC CATGCTGGTGACGACGTCCGGAGACTGTTCGGCGCGGCTGTGGCGCACGAGCGACTGGTCGCTGCTGCGCGAGCTGCGCCACGACACGCAGCGCTGGGTGTGGGATGCCGCCTTCAGCATTGACTCGCGCTACCTGTTCACCG GTTCATCCGACAGCTACGCGCGACTCTGGGACGTAGAGAAAGGCACATTGGAGCGGGAGTACTGCGGCCACCAGAAGCCCATCACGGCGCTCGCCTTCAAGGACCAGGCCGTCTAG